In Zingiber officinale cultivar Zhangliang chromosome 3B, Zo_v1.1, whole genome shotgun sequence, a single window of DNA contains:
- the LOC121967992 gene encoding AT-hook motif nuclear-localized protein 19-like has translation MDGGGCGCGLQVDSSDCLAGGSAADDDKNNESGDPHEGVIVAANRRPRGRPAGSKNKPKPPIYVACDSPNALLSHLMEVADGADVAESLALLARRKQRGVCVLIGAGTVANVSVRLPSEPGAVVALHGRFEILSLSGTFLPGPSQPGTTGLTVYLAGGQGQVVGGSVVGPLVAAGPVMVMASTFANATYERLPLEEGEEGGSGGLMLGSAGYIPGDVAAQLMPLGAGAGVGELADSTALPIYNLGGGPATQMGHDAFEWAHTRPAP, from the coding sequence ATGGACGGCGGCGGCTGCGGCTGCGGCCTACAGGTGGACAGTTCCGACTGCCTCGCAGGCGGAAGCGCCGCCGACGACGATAAGAACAACGAAAGCGGCGATCCCCATGAAGGTGTGATCGTGGCGGCTAACCGCCGCCCACGTGGCCGCCCCGCGGGTTCCAAGAACAAGCCGAAGCCACCCATTTACGTCGCCTGCGACAGCCCCAACGCGCTCCTGAGCCACCTGATGGAGGTCGCCGATGGCGCCGACGTGGCAGAGTCGCTTGCTCTGTTGGCCCGCCGGAAGCAGCGCGGCGTCTGTGTGCTCATCGGCGCCGGAACGGTGGCCAACGTCAGTGTTCGACTGCCGTCGGAGCCCGGGGCAGTGGTGGCGCTCCACGGTCGTTTCGAGATCCTCTCGCTCTCGGGGACCTTCCTCCCCGGGCCTTCCCAGCCAGGGACCACCGGACTGACGGTGTACCTCGCCGGCGGACAAGGACAGGTGGTCGGGGGCAGCGTGGTGGGGCCGCTTGTGGCGGCGGGGCCCGTGATGGTGATGGCATCCACGTTCGCGAACGCCACCTACGAGAGACTGccgctggaggagggggaggagggTGGAAGCGGAGGGTTGATGTTAGGGTCGGCTGGGTACATCCCCGGCGATGTGGCAGCTCAGTTGATGCCGCTTGGGGCCGGCGCCGGCGTCGGAGAATTGGCGGATTCGACGGCGCTGCCGATCTACAACTTGGGCGGAGGGCCAGCGACGCAGATGGGCCACGATGCCTTCGAGTGGGCCCACACCAGGCCGGCGCCGTAA